Proteins encoded by one window of Emticicia oligotrophica DSM 17448:
- a CDS encoding Dabb family protein — translation MSQAQKKSLLRYLMPAMALGLFAFLMVAYGSAYTPPKAQKQRIVCFKFKKGTSAETIKKHMADFQDLKRQLPEIAGYSAGKTFSDENSTAEYDVMHYLTFRTDAEIEKFRESSQYKSFEKANEANWEKVLVINSEIK, via the coding sequence ATGAGTCAAGCACAGAAAAAATCATTATTAAGATATTTAATGCCAGCAATGGCTTTGGGCCTATTTGCTTTTTTAATGGTAGCATATGGTTCGGCATATACACCTCCTAAGGCCCAAAAACAACGTATTGTTTGCTTTAAGTTTAAAAAAGGAACTTCAGCAGAAACAATTAAAAAGCACATGGCTGACTTTCAAGATTTGAAGCGTCAGTTACCAGAAATTGCAGGGTATTCGGCTGGTAAAACTTTTAGCGACGAAAACTCAACAGCGGAGTATGATGTAATGCATTATCTTACATTCAGAACAGATGCTGAAATTGAGAAATTCCGTGAAAGTAGTCAATACAAGTCTTTTGAGAAAGCAAACGAAGCAAACTGGGAAAAAGTATTGGTTATCAATTCAGAGATTAAATAA
- a CDS encoding zinc dependent phospholipase C family protein has translation MNLLKSVKQKGLIWCLVLSSIWCLSSFRYQSIIWGFFGHQRINRLAVFTLPPEMFRFYKKNIDFITENAVNPDQRRYAVKGEAPRHFIDLDNYSDSIRKQLPLLSWREVSEKISEDTLNRHGIVPWHINFIKYQLTEAFRKKDARRILMLSADIGHYIADANVPLHTTQNYNGQLTNQTGIHGFWESRLPELFADNYDFFVGQADYVKSPQKRAWQAVLGANTALDSVLRFEQELTSHFAEDKKFGFDERNGITTKSYSKEFSERYHTMLKNQIERQMRASIKMVGDFWLTCWVDAGQPDLNSLLAYQPSKEEKEAELAEKQSWLKRVLDVRKESDN, from the coding sequence ATGAATTTATTAAAAAGTGTAAAACAAAAAGGCCTGATTTGGTGCCTTGTATTGAGTAGTATTTGGTGTTTATCATCTTTTCGTTATCAATCAATTATTTGGGGATTTTTCGGCCACCAGCGAATCAATCGTTTAGCAGTTTTTACATTACCTCCTGAAATGTTTAGGTTTTACAAAAAGAATATTGATTTCATTACTGAAAATGCTGTAAATCCTGACCAACGGCGTTATGCTGTTAAGGGGGAAGCTCCGAGACATTTCATAGATTTAGATAACTATTCTGATTCCATTCGTAAGCAGTTACCATTGCTTTCTTGGAGAGAAGTGAGTGAGAAAATTTCAGAAGATACGCTTAATCGGCACGGGATTGTACCTTGGCATATAAACTTCATAAAGTACCAACTAACAGAGGCTTTTCGAAAAAAAGATGCTCGACGAATTTTAATGCTTTCGGCTGATATTGGTCACTACATTGCTGATGCAAATGTGCCGCTACACACTACCCAAAATTATAATGGACAATTAACTAACCAGACTGGTATTCATGGATTTTGGGAAAGTAGATTGCCTGAATTATTCGCTGATAATTACGATTTTTTTGTTGGACAAGCCGATTATGTAAAATCCCCACAAAAAAGAGCTTGGCAAGCTGTTTTGGGGGCAAACACAGCTTTAGATTCTGTACTAAGATTCGAACAAGAATTAACCAGCCATTTTGCTGAAGATAAAAAGTTTGGTTTTGATGAGCGAAATGGTATTACTACTAAAAGTTATTCAAAAGAGTTTTCGGAGCGATACCATACAATGCTTAAAAATCAAATAGAGCGTCAGATGCGTGCCTCTATAAAAATGGTTGGAGATTTTTGGCTAACGTGCTGGGTTGATGCGGGGCAGCCAGATTTGAATAGTTTGCTAGCCTATCAGCCAAGTAAAGAAGAAAAAGAGGCGGAATTAGCCGAAAAACAGTCGTGGCTGAAAAGGGTTTTGGATGTTAGAAAAGAAAGTGATAATTAA
- a CDS encoding acyltransferase family protein: MNSQNRLTSADIYRGFVMLLMMAEVLHFGKVSEALPESSFWAFLAFHQDHVEWVGCSLHDLIQPSFSFLVGVVLPYSIARRLTQREGTNAAFLHALKRSLILILLGIFLRSQYKSQTYFTFEDTLSQIGMGYPFLFLLAFRSQKVQISALIIILVGYWLAFALYPLPDANFDYVNAGVAKDWEHNLSDFSAHWNKNTNFAWAFDRWFLNLFPREKAFLFNGGGYATLSFIPTLGTMILGLLAGNILKSETKADEKLKQFIILGVSGLMLGIIFNRLGICPNVKRIWTPTWVLFSGGLCFLFLAFFYWIIDVRGKSDWAYFLKVIGMNSIAAYCIADALGVYISKSLKIHLGENYANLFGLPYQSLVHGGLMLLIYWLILNWLYKKKIFIKI, encoded by the coding sequence ATGAATTCACAAAATCGACTAACTTCGGCCGACATCTATCGTGGTTTTGTAATGCTACTGATGATGGCCGAAGTACTCCACTTCGGAAAAGTATCTGAAGCACTACCAGAAAGCTCATTTTGGGCATTCCTAGCTTTTCACCAAGACCACGTAGAATGGGTTGGTTGTTCATTACACGACCTCATTCAACCCTCATTTTCATTCTTAGTTGGCGTGGTTCTTCCGTACTCTATTGCACGCAGACTTACACAAAGAGAAGGTACTAACGCCGCATTTTTACACGCACTTAAACGTTCTTTAATTCTCATTCTTTTAGGTATCTTTTTGCGTTCTCAGTACAAATCTCAAACTTATTTTACATTTGAAGATACGCTAAGTCAAATTGGAATGGGCTATCCATTTTTATTTTTATTGGCTTTTCGCTCTCAAAAGGTTCAGATTTCAGCTCTAATAATTATTCTCGTTGGCTATTGGTTAGCTTTTGCACTTTACCCACTTCCCGATGCTAATTTCGACTATGTCAATGCGGGTGTTGCCAAAGACTGGGAACATAATCTGAGCGATTTTTCTGCTCATTGGAATAAAAACACCAACTTTGCTTGGGCATTTGACCGCTGGTTTCTCAATCTTTTTCCTCGTGAAAAGGCATTTTTATTTAATGGTGGAGGCTATGCTACCCTCAGTTTTATCCCTACACTTGGTACAATGATTTTGGGACTTTTAGCAGGAAATATCTTAAAATCAGAAACAAAAGCAGACGAAAAACTCAAGCAATTCATTATTTTAGGCGTTTCTGGGCTAATGCTTGGCATAATATTTAATCGTTTAGGAATATGCCCAAATGTCAAACGTATTTGGACACCCACTTGGGTGCTTTTCAGCGGCGGCTTATGCTTTTTGTTCTTAGCATTTTTTTATTGGATAATAGATGTTCGAGGAAAGTCTGATTGGGCTTATTTCTTGAAAGTAATTGGTATGAACTCAATTGCGGCCTACTGTATTGCCGATGCTCTTGGCGTTTATATCTCAAAATCTTTAAAAATCCATTTAGGTGAAAATTATGCCAATCTGTTTGGGCTTCCTTATCAGTCGCTTGTGCATGGTGGGCTCATGCTTCTCATTTATTGGTTAATTCTAAATTGGCTTTACAAGAAGAAAATTTTCATAAAAATATAA
- a CDS encoding YhdH/YhfP family quinone oxidoreductase, protein MSTFQAFYITENEDKTFSQNIIERKIEDLPAGEVLIKVQYSSLNYKDALSSTGNRGVTRNYPHTPGIDAVGIVEDSQSTDFQKGDKVLVTGFDLGMNTAGGFGQYIRVPAKWVVKLPRGLKPKESMIFGTAGLTAALCIDKLLQNGLTPEKGKVIVTGATGGVGTMAVMILAKLGFHVVGVTGKPEGKDFLLKIGAKEVISREEVDDKSGRPLLKGVYAACVDTVGGNMLATILKSMQYNGVVAICGLVNSPELPTSVFPFILRGVSMFGIDSSECDIEWRKKMWKNLAKSWKPKGIQSITKTITIKGLSKEIKRILKGGQMGRVIVRL, encoded by the coding sequence ATGTCAACTTTCCAAGCATTCTACATTACCGAAAACGAAGATAAGACTTTCTCTCAAAATATCATTGAGCGAAAAATTGAAGATCTACCAGCTGGTGAAGTACTAATAAAGGTACAATATTCTTCACTCAATTATAAAGATGCCCTATCTTCAACTGGAAATAGAGGCGTTACGCGTAATTATCCTCATACACCCGGTATTGATGCTGTGGGAATCGTCGAGGATAGTCAATCTACTGATTTTCAAAAAGGAGATAAAGTACTCGTAACTGGCTTCGACCTTGGCATGAATACAGCTGGTGGTTTCGGGCAATACATCCGTGTTCCAGCCAAATGGGTAGTAAAACTTCCGCGTGGATTAAAACCCAAAGAAAGTATGATTTTCGGCACGGCTGGTCTTACTGCCGCACTTTGCATTGACAAACTTTTACAAAACGGACTTACTCCTGAAAAAGGTAAAGTTATTGTAACAGGGGCTACTGGTGGCGTAGGCACAATGGCAGTAATGATTCTTGCCAAACTTGGTTTTCATGTGGTGGGGGTTACGGGAAAACCCGAAGGGAAGGATTTTCTTTTAAAAATTGGGGCGAAAGAAGTAATTTCTCGCGAAGAAGTAGATGATAAATCGGGGCGTCCATTACTTAAAGGTGTTTATGCAGCTTGTGTAGATACTGTTGGCGGCAACATGCTAGCAACTATCTTAAAATCAATGCAATACAATGGAGTTGTTGCTATTTGTGGTTTAGTTAATTCGCCTGAATTACCTACAAGTGTTTTTCCATTTATCCTAAGAGGGGTTTCGATGTTTGGAATTGATTCTTCAGAATGTGATATCGAATGGCGAAAAAAAATGTGGAAAAACTTAGCAAAATCATGGAAACCAAAAGGTATTCAATCTATTACAAAGACAATCACAATCAAGGGTCTTTCTAAAGAAATAAAAAGAATACTTAAAGGTGGACAAATGGGGCGTGTTATCGTACGTTTATAA